The Desulfurobacterium atlanticum genome includes the window TTTGCCAAAAATAGAGCTGGTACCTTTTATTTTCCCATTTGAAGAGTATGTGTTTATATATTCTTCAGGAATTAAGCTTTTTATAGTTTCTTCTAAGATATCCATATTGTTTATTAGAAGAATCTGGTTTCTACTATTTATCTCTTCAATTTCCTTTAGTTTGTTTTTGAAAGGTTCAAGGTCTTTTGCTTCAAGTGTTGCAAGCCTTGATAGTAATTTTCTTTTTTTCTCATTTATTTCAAGGAGCTTATCGGCTGTATCGTTTGAGGAAATTCCTTTTTTCAAAAGAGTGTTTTCCTCCTTTACCAGATTCAAAAGAAGGTCAATCTCTTTTTCTATGTTCATTCCAGCTCTCCGTTTAAAAGCTTTTTAAGTTTTTCAAATTGCTCTGTTGTTCCTATTATAATTATAGTATCTCCTTTTAGAAGCATCGTTGTTGATACCGGGTTTAGAATAAATGATCCGTCAGCCCTTTTTATACCTATAACGATTACTCCGGTTTTTTGAGGTATCTGAACGTCTTTTAAAAGTTTTCCGTGAACTGGAGAATCTGGAGGAATTTTAACCTCTTCAAGTCTAAGGTCTATCTCTCCATGTCTTGTAACGATATCAAGGAAGCTTACAACGTTCGGCCTTATCGCCATTGATGCCATACGGATACCGCCTATTGTGTTTGGAGATATAACTTCATCAGCTCCTGCCATTTTAAGTTTTGGAATACTTGATTCTTCTGATGCTCTTGACACTATTTTTATTCTTGAATTTAAGTTTTTTGCAGAAAGCGTTATAAATAGGTTTTCAGAATCGTTTGATGTGGTGATTATAAGGTTTGATGCCGATTTTATTCCTGCTTTTAAAAGAGTTTCATCATCGGTTGCATCTCCTATCAAGTATCGCATATTGTGGAAGGTTTCTAAAGCTTTATCTATCTTCTCATGGTCTTTTTCAATAACAACAAAAGGAATTTTCTCTCTGTGCAGTTCCTGAATAGCGGCAAGACCTGTTCTTCCAAGTCCGCACACTATTGTATGGTTTTTCATCTGGGATATCATCTTCTCCAACCTCTTTAAAGCAAAATATTTTTTCAGATCTCCTTCAAATACCATATATGCTATTGTTGAAGCTCCGTAAGCGTAAACGCCGAAGGCAACAGTAATAATTATCATTGTAAATATACGTCCAGGTTTTGACAGTGGATGGATTTCTCCATAGCCTACCGTTGAAATGGTTATAATTACGTGCCAGAGGGAATCAAAGAAAGACCATTTTTCAATTAACATTGTGCCTACGGTTGCTACTAAAACGACACCTATAAGAAGTGATAAAATCCACGTAAACTTTTTTACAACAGTTTTCCGCAGGTATTCAAGTTCAGCCTGTTTACTCATAAGTTGTTTTCCTTAAGTTAAGTGATATCTTTTTGAAAGGAGATTATACCACTACAAATAGTGTGGAGTGTGGATGAAAAGATTTAGATTTTATTTTGTTGGAAAGATTCCAAGTAAGGCAAACTTCAAAAAGATTTCTCACAGGCGTGTTTACGGAGAGATGAAGCCTTTTATAATAAATAGTGCCGATGTTTTAGCCTCTCAGCGGGAGGCGATTTTTCAATTTCATATTCAAAAGCAAAAATACGGTATGGAGCTTTTTCCTATAGATAAACCTGTAAAAGTTTCATTTACTTTTTTGCTTTCAGGCAGAGTAAAGCAAAGAGATATAGATAATGCTGAAAAGTTTATAGGAGATGTTCTTGAAAAGGCCGAAGTTTTAAAGCGAGATTCTTTGATCTATGTAAAGGAGAAGGTGGAGAAAAGACTTGGGATAAAAAAATTTGAAGAGATAGTTATTATAGATATAGAAGTGCTGAAGGATTCGCTTGTTAAGGAGTTTGAGAAAGAGGTGGAGAATTTAGAAGAAGGGCTTGTTGAATTTTTAAAAGAGCTTCGTATAGAGGTGCCTTATGAAGGTTGAAGTTGATATTAAAGTTAAGCCTGAAGAGAATTTAGAGAAAAAACTTAAAGAAATAGGTCTTTTTGGTGATTTTAAAATTTTAAAAAAGTCTCTTGATGCAAGGAAAAGGCCCGAGTTTCATTACAGGTTACTTTTTGATTTACCTGAAAAGGCGGCTGACAGGTTGATTACAGAAGGGATAGCAAAACCTTATAAACCTATTGAAGAGCTGAAAATTCCGTCTGTTTCAAAACCTTTTAAAGTGGCTGTTGTGGGCAGTGGTCCTGCAGGATTGTTTGCTGCTTATGTTCTTGCGAAAGGAGGAGCAGATGTTACAGTTTTTGAAAGAGGGAGGATTGTTTCCCAGCGAGAGGAGGATGTTCAAAGATTCTGGATAAAGCGAGAACTTGATGAAAACTCAAATGTTCAGTTTGGAGAAGGTGGAGCTGGAACTTTTTCCGATGGAAAGCTTACTACCCGTGTGAAGGATAAAAAGAAGTATTTTGTATATAAACTTTTCGTGGAACATGGAGCTCCATCTGAGATTTTGTACCTTTCAAAACCACATATAGGGACAGATAAACTTCGGAAAATAATTCCATCTTTTAGAAAAACTCTTGAATCTATGGGGGTTAAATTTAAGTTTTCCTCTCTTGTATATGATATTGAGCCAGAAGAGAGAGTGAAACTTTTTTATGAAAATCTTCTTTTCCAGAAGGACTTTTCAGAAGAGTTTGATGAGGTGGTTCTTGCTATTGGAAATAGTGCAAGAGACACTTTTTCCATGCTTAAAAAGAGGGGATTTCATACTGTTGCTAAGCCGTTTGCTGTAGGAGTAAGAATTATTCATCCTCAGCGTCTTATAAATCGCATGCAGTATGGTAGATTTCATGAACATCCGGAACTTCCCCCTGCTGAGTATTCTATCACCGCAAAAATAAAGAATAGAGGAGTTTTCTCTTTCTGTATGTGCCCTGGCGGTGTTGTAATATGTTCATCTTCAGAAAGAGAAACTGTTGTTTCAAACGGGATGAGCAACTATGCACGGGAAGGAGTTATGGCAAATAGTGCTATAGTTGTTCAGATGTTCCCTGAAGACTTTGCCAATGACCCGTTTAAGGCAATTGAGTTTCAGAGAAGTCTTGAGAAAAAGGCTTTTGTGGCAGCAGGTGGGAATTATTCTATGCCGGCGCAAAATCTTATAGATTTTCTTAAGGGTAAAGAAACTTCCCTTCGGAAACTTCCAAAACATGGATTTATTCCGGAGATTTCATCTGTAAGACTTGATAAGCTTCTTCCGGGCTTTATAACC containing:
- a CDS encoding potassium channel family protein; amino-acid sequence: MSKQAELEYLRKTVVKKFTWILSLLIGVVLVATVGTMLIEKWSFFDSLWHVIITISTVGYGEIHPLSKPGRIFTMIIITVAFGVYAYGASTIAYMVFEGDLKKYFALKRLEKMISQMKNHTIVCGLGRTGLAAIQELHREKIPFVVIEKDHEKIDKALETFHNMRYLIGDATDDETLLKAGIKSASNLIITTSNDSENLFITLSAKNLNSRIKIVSRASEESSIPKLKMAGADEVISPNTIGGIRMASMAIRPNVVSFLDIVTRHGEIDLRLEEVKIPPDSPVHGKLLKDVQIPQKTGVIVIGIKRADGSFILNPVSTTMLLKGDTIIIIGTTEQFEKLKKLLNGELE
- a CDS encoding RusA family crossover junction endodeoxyribonuclease; this translates as MKRFRFYFVGKIPSKANFKKISHRRVYGEMKPFIINSADVLASQREAIFQFHIQKQKYGMELFPIDKPVKVSFTFLLSGRVKQRDIDNAEKFIGDVLEKAEVLKRDSLIYVKEKVEKRLGIKKFEEIVIIDIEVLKDSLVKEFEKEVENLEEGLVEFLKELRIEVPYEG
- a CDS encoding NAD(P)/FAD-dependent oxidoreductase codes for the protein MKVEVDIKVKPEENLEKKLKEIGLFGDFKILKKSLDARKRPEFHYRLLFDLPEKAADRLITEGIAKPYKPIEELKIPSVSKPFKVAVVGSGPAGLFAAYVLAKGGADVTVFERGRIVSQREEDVQRFWIKRELDENSNVQFGEGGAGTFSDGKLTTRVKDKKKYFVYKLFVEHGAPSEILYLSKPHIGTDKLRKIIPSFRKTLESMGVKFKFSSLVYDIEPEERVKLFYENLLFQKDFSEEFDEVVLAIGNSARDTFSMLKKRGFHTVAKPFAVGVRIIHPQRLINRMQYGRFHEHPELPPAEYSITAKIKNRGVFSFCMCPGGVVICSSSERETVVSNGMSNYAREGVMANSAIVVQMFPEDFANDPFKAIEFQRSLEKKAFVAAGGNYSMPAQNLIDFLKGKETSLRKLPKHGFIPEISSVRLDKLLPGFITCALKGAFKYWEKRLKFFVSEEATLVGVETRTSSPIKMLRERNFSAAGFPNVYPAGEGAGYAGGITSSAIDGINVAISILEKYG